AAATCTTTTAACCATGAATTATAGCCGAGCAATCGATACACTATCATTCGTCCTGTCCTGATTATTTGCGCCGGCAATAAAACCAGTGTATACAGAAAACGCCGGAACTCCATCTTCAATATTTCAATCCCTCGTTCT
The bacterium DNA segment above includes these coding regions:
- a CDS encoding IS1380 family transposase, producing the protein ERGIEILKMEFRRFLYTLVLLPAQIIRTGRMIVYRLLGYNSWLKDFFAAWERIRRIAVT